One window of Siniperca chuatsi isolate FFG_IHB_CAS linkage group LG15, ASM2008510v1, whole genome shotgun sequence genomic DNA carries:
- the nkx2.9 gene encoding NK2 transcription factor related, locus 9 — MAAPTKFSFSVRSILDLPEQNAEAAPRSSPVYSSCSSSSPYTSWMDCDRSPCISSDEGSLEASPDSTKPDDSSLDSEPDKSKKSKKRRVLFSKAQTLELERRFRQQRYLSGPEREQLARLLSLTPTQVKIWFQNHRYKMKRGRAEGALQDLEIPQPPVLRRVVVPILVRDGKPFHTCILDTEKAGCITPSQAVPFPLAYPSLQHPSPVALPPRYHQHFPSAAASRFAWRDFWSDSVHFNSFK, encoded by the exons ATGGCTGCCCCGACCAAGTTCAGTTTTTCCGTCAGGAGCATCCTGGATTTGCCTGAGCAGAATGCGGAGGCAGCGCCGCGGTCCTCCCCGGTTtactcctcctgctcctccagctcGCCGTACACCTCCTGGATGGACTGCGACCGGAGTCCTTGCATAT CTTCTGATGAAGGGAGTCTCGAGGCCTCCCCCGACTCCACCAAGCCGGATGACTCGTCCCTGGACTCGGAGCCCGACAAGAGCAAGAAGAGCAAGAAGCGCCGAGTCTTGTTCTCCAAGGCCCAGACCCTGGAGCTGGAGAGGCGCTTCCGTCAGCAGCGCTACCTGTCCGGCCCGGAGAGGGAGCAGCTGGCTCGGCTCCTCAGCCTGACCCCGACCCAGGTGAAGATCTGGTTCCAGAACCACCGCTACAAGATGAAGAGAGGCCGGGCGGAAGGAGCGCTGCAGGACTTGGAGATACCGCAGCCTCCGGTGCTGCGCCGGGTCGTTGTTCCGATCCTGGTCCGGGATGGGAAACCTTTTCACACCTGCATACTTGACACGGAGAAGGCGGGCTGCATAACTCCTTCTCAAGCGGTACCCTTTCCCTTAGCCTACCCGTCTCTTCAGCATCCGTCCCCCGTCGCTCTTCCTCCAAGGTACCACCAGCACTTTCCCTCCGCGGCGGCCTCCAGATTCGCCTGGAGAGACTTTTGGAGCGACTCGGTCCACTTTAATTCTTTCAAGTGA